ATCAATTTTTGATAATTCTTCCATAACTAATACGTAAGAAATAGTATCCATACCACTTCCTCCATATTTTGGATCTACCATAATTCCCATAAAACCTAAATCGCCCATTTTTTTGACCAATTCTTGTGGGAATTCCTGTTTATTGTCTCTTTCAATAACGCCAGGTAATAATTCTGTTTGTGCAAAATCTCTTGCTGCATCACGAATCATGATATGCTCTTCTGTTAAGCTAAAATCCATAGGTATGTTTTGTTATATTCTTAATTTACGAGTGCAAATATATCGATTTCGTAACATATTTTCAATAGACTTTTATTATTTTTACTGATATGATTATAAACGAAACTTTTGCTATTGGTTTAATGTCTGGTACTTCGTTAGACGGAATTGATTTGGTGTATGTTTGTTTTCAAAATGATGATGCTAAGAGCTTTAAAATTCTACACGCAGAAACCATTCCATATTCCAAAGAATGGAAGCTGCTTTTGCAAAATGCTATTTTTTCTGATGAAGCTACTTTGCAAGAATTAGACATTACCTATGGGCAATTTTTAGGAGGGATTCTCAATAATTTTATCAGCAATTATAAAATTACCAAGATTGATTTTATTGCCTCACATGGACATACTATTTTACATCAACCTGAAAAAGGAATTACCTTACAAATAGGAAATGGACAAGAAATTGCGAAAATCACCAATCAAAAAGTGGTGTGCGATTTTAGAACACAAGATGTAAAATTGGGAGGTCAAGGAGCGCCTTTAGTTCCTATTGGTGATGAATTGCTATTTTCGGAATATGATTTTTGTGTAAATCTAGGTGGCTTTTCGAATGTGTCCTATCATAAGGATAACAAAAGAATAGCTTTTGATATTTGTCCTGTAAATATTGTTTTGAACTTTTACGCCAATAAAATCGGTTTAGCATACGATGCCTCTGGTAAAATTGCATCCGAAGGAAAAATAAACGAAACACTCTTAGGTAAATTAAATGCACTTGCGTTTTATCAACAGCAACCTCCAAAATCGTTAGGATTGGAATGGGTGCAAACCACTATTTTTCCTTTAATTGATGCACTTGAAACTGATGTTCCATCAATCTTAAGAACTTTTGTGGCGCATATTGCCATCCAAATAAGTAAGGTGATTACTAAAAACAATCAAGTTTTATTTACTGGTGGAGGTGTTTTTAATACTTTTTTAATGGATGAAATTCAGCAACATGCAAAATCTAGAATTAGTTTGCCAACAAAAGAATTAATCGATTATAAAGAGGCGTTAATTTTTGCTTTCTTAGGATTGTTG
The DNA window shown above is from Polaribacter sp. Hel_I_88 and carries:
- a CDS encoding anhydro-N-acetylmuramic acid kinase; the encoded protein is MIINETFAIGLMSGTSLDGIDLVYVCFQNDDAKSFKILHAETIPYSKEWKLLLQNAIFSDEATLQELDITYGQFLGGILNNFISNYKITKIDFIASHGHTILHQPEKGITLQIGNGQEIAKITNQKVVCDFRTQDVKLGGQGAPLVPIGDELLFSEYDFCVNLGGFSNVSYHKDNKRIAFDICPVNIVLNFYANKIGLAYDASGKIASEGKINETLLGKLNALAFYQQQPPKSLGLEWVQTTIFPLIDALETDVPSILRTFVAHIAIQISKVITKNNQVLFTGGGVFNTFLMDEIQQHAKSRISLPTKELIDYKEALIFAFLGLLKVTNQINCLQSVTGASKDHSSGVIFYP